One genomic window of Campylobacter curvus includes the following:
- a CDS encoding 4Fe-4S dicluster domain-containing protein, protein MIVRDDVAVWVDESRCKACDVCVSYCPAGVLAMRLEPHAVLGKMIEVVYPGACIGCRDCELHCPDFAIYVAEKGFKFAKLTSESKERAEAVKANKFAKLGE, encoded by the coding sequence ATGATCGTTAGAGATGATGTGGCCGTTTGGGTCGACGAGAGCAGGTGTAAGGCCTGTGACGTGTGCGTGAGCTACTGTCCTGCGGGCGTGCTGGCTATGAGGTTAGAGCCTCACGCCGTGCTTGGCAAGATGATAGAGGTAGTCTATCCGGGCGCCTGTATAGGCTGTCGCGACTGTGAGCTTCACTGCCCCGATTTTGCGATCTATGTCGCCGAGAAAGGTTTTAAATTTGCCAAACTCACAAGCGAGAGCAAAGAGCGAGCCGAGGCGGTCAAGGCAAATAAATTTGCAAAGCTGGGGGAGTGA
- the sucD gene encoding succinate--CoA ligase subunit alpha, with translation MSILIDKSTRVIVQGITGKEGSFHTQSCMDYGTQIAAGVTPFKGGQTHLGVKIYNTVKEAKDASGADASMIFVPAGFCKDAIIEAADADIKLCVVITEHVPVLDMLAAKAYANKRGMKIIGPNCPGVISANECKLGIMPSAVFKRASLNIGIISKSGTLTYEAANQICEQGYGISTAIGIGGDAVIGMAYDEILPLFDEDEDTRAVVMIGEIGGELESRASQIIENFKKPIVAFIAGASAPEGRKMGHAGAIINSKNASAKAKFEVLKVAGAHIVTNPAKIGEKLKEILG, from the coding sequence ATGAGTATATTGATAGATAAAAGCACGCGTGTCATCGTGCAGGGCATCACGGGCAAGGAGGGTAGCTTCCATACTCAAAGCTGCATGGACTACGGCACGCAGATAGCTGCCGGCGTGACGCCGTTTAAAGGCGGACAGACGCATCTTGGCGTTAAAATTTATAACACCGTGAAAGAGGCCAAAGACGCTAGCGGGGCGGATGCTAGTATGATATTCGTGCCGGCCGGCTTTTGCAAAGACGCTATCATCGAGGCTGCGGACGCGGATATAAAGCTATGCGTCGTCATAACCGAGCATGTGCCGGTGCTTGACATGCTCGCTGCAAAGGCCTATGCGAACAAGCGCGGCATGAAGATCATAGGGCCAAACTGTCCGGGCGTCATAAGCGCCAACGAGTGCAAGCTAGGCATCATGCCAAGCGCAGTGTTTAAAAGAGCGAGCCTAAATATCGGTATCATCTCAAAGTCAGGCACTCTCACATACGAAGCGGCAAATCAAATTTGCGAGCAAGGATATGGTATCTCGACAGCCATCGGTATCGGCGGAGACGCGGTGATTGGCATGGCTTACGATGAAATTTTGCCCCTTTTTGACGAGGACGAGGACACTAGGGCTGTCGTGATGATAGGCGAGATAGGCGGTGAGCTCGAGAGTAGAGCCAGTCAGATCATTGAAAATTTCAAAAAGCCCATCGTCGCTTTCATAGCCGGTGCCAGTGCGCCCGAGGGACGTAAAATGGGACATGCCGGAGCGATAATAAACTCCAAAAACGCGAGTGCAAAGGCTAAATTTGAAGTCTTGAAAGTAGCCGGCGCTCATATCGTCACGAATCCCGCAAAAATAGGCGAAAAACTAAAAGAGATATTAGGATGA
- the sucC gene encoding ADP-forming succinate--CoA ligase subunit beta: MNIHEFQAKEILKRYGVNVAKGAVAENLEQASEILNDLEGEIFALKAQIHAGGRGLAGGVKIASSREQAIQFASKLLGMTLITPQTPKNGILVRKIYIEEGLNFKQEIYLSLAFDRNSEKISLIVSKDGGVSIEETAKQNPHLIKTISIDPQIGLCGFHTKELINFLQIDKILWSKLDTLLQNLYKIYIFKDANLIEINPLVLTQDDEFYALDAKMSFDDSALFRHEDIRALNDETQTDASENEAKEQRLNYIKLEGSVGCVVNGAGLAMATMDIIKELGGEAANFLDVGGAATGEGVAKAFRLILNDRRVKVIFVNIFGGIVRCDRIAAGIIEACQSTPLGVPVVVRLDGTNAKEALDMLKNSSLKGLHTSGDLFEGARLAVMLAKGEK, from the coding sequence ATGAATATCCACGAATTTCAGGCCAAGGAAATTTTAAAACGATACGGCGTAAATGTCGCAAAAGGCGCAGTGGCTGAAAATTTAGAGCAGGCGAGTGAAATTTTAAACGATCTTGAAGGCGAGATTTTTGCCCTCAAAGCGCAGATACATGCCGGTGGGCGCGGTTTGGCCGGCGGCGTGAAGATAGCGAGCTCTCGCGAGCAGGCGATACAGTTTGCATCAAAGCTGCTAGGCATGACGCTCATCACGCCTCAAACGCCTAAAAACGGGATATTGGTGCGTAAAATTTATATCGAGGAGGGGCTAAATTTCAAACAAGAAATTTACCTCAGCCTCGCCTTTGACAGAAATAGCGAAAAAATCAGCCTCATCGTCTCTAAAGACGGCGGTGTCAGCATCGAAGAGACCGCCAAACAAAACCCGCATCTCATAAAAACCATAAGCATCGACCCACAGATCGGACTTTGCGGCTTTCACACCAAAGAGCTCATAAATTTCTTACAGATCGATAAAATTTTATGGAGCAAGCTAGATACGCTGCTGCAAAATCTTTATAAAATTTACATCTTTAAAGACGCGAATTTAATAGAGATAAACCCTCTCGTGCTGACGCAAGATGATGAATTCTACGCACTTGATGCAAAGATGAGCTTTGATGATAGCGCGCTCTTTCGTCATGAGGACATCAGGGCCTTAAACGACGAGACTCAAACCGACGCTAGCGAAAACGAAGCCAAGGAGCAGCGTCTAAACTACATCAAGCTTGAGGGTAGCGTGGGCTGCGTGGTAAATGGAGCGGGGCTTGCCATGGCTACGATGGATATCATCAAAGAGCTTGGCGGTGAGGCGGCAAATTTCCTAGACGTAGGCGGTGCGGCGACAGGCGAGGGCGTAGCGAAGGCTTTTAGGCTGATTTTAAACGATCGGCGCGTGAAGGTGATATTTGTAAATATATTTGGCGGTATCGTTCGCTGCGACCGTATAGCTGCGGGCATCATCGAGGCTTGCCAAAGCACGCCGCTTGGTGTGCCTGTGGTCGTGAGGCTTGATGGCACGAACGCTAAAGAAGCGCTTGATATGCTAAAAAATTCCTCCCTGAAGGGGCTGCATACGAGCGGCGATCTATTTGAGGGAGCAAGGCTGGCTGTCATGCTCGCAAAGGGCGAAAAATGA
- a CDS encoding malate dehydrogenase produces the protein MKISVIGAGNVGASIAYALGMRGVCDEIALVDIFGDVARAKAIDIAQAGCVFCGCLSAAGGDDFALIEASDIVVVTAGSPRKEGQTREDLLLKNAQVVKQTAQNIAKFAPNAIVIIVTNPLDVMVWTALRYSGFDRSRVIGMAGELDSARCRYEIACLKDISAKDVSAKVLGAHNDKMIVSAKNLNQNLSPLELEKIKQETKTGGAKIVRLLGTSAYYAPAAAVVKMCEAIKNNSDEILAASVILSDELACGRLVKLSKSGLKEILPLNLEDEELDELEASEAEISANIRFLKENLA, from the coding sequence ATGAAAATAAGTGTCATCGGAGCTGGAAACGTCGGTGCGAGCATCGCTTATGCGCTTGGTATGCGTGGAGTTTGCGACGAGATCGCGCTAGTGGATATTTTTGGCGATGTCGCGCGTGCAAAGGCGATCGATATCGCGCAAGCCGGCTGCGTATTTTGCGGCTGCTTGAGCGCGGCAGGTGGAGACGATTTTGCGCTGATAGAGGCTAGCGACATCGTCGTGGTGACCGCCGGAAGCCCCAGAAAAGAGGGGCAAACCAGAGAGGATCTGCTGCTTAAAAATGCGCAAGTCGTAAAGCAAACGGCTCAAAATATCGCGAAATTCGCACCAAATGCTATCGTCATCATCGTGACAAACCCGCTTGATGTCATGGTCTGGACAGCGCTAAGATACAGCGGCTTTGATAGATCGCGCGTCATAGGCATGGCAGGCGAGCTTGATAGCGCGAGATGTCGCTACGAGATCGCCTGCCTAAAGGACATCAGCGCCAAAGATGTGAGCGCCAAGGTGCTAGGAGCACACAACGACAAAATGATAGTCTCGGCTAAAAATTTAAATCAAAATTTAAGCCCGCTGGAGCTTGAAAAGATAAAGCAAGAGACCAAAACCGGCGGTGCAAAGATAGTGAGGCTGCTTGGCACGTCGGCGTATTACGCACCGGCTGCTGCGGTAGTCAAGATGTGCGAGGCGATAAAAAATAACAGCGATGAAATTTTAGCTGCGAGTGTGATTTTGTCAGACGAGCTTGCATGCGGAAGGCTGGTAAAGCTCTCAAAAAGCGGCCTAAAGGAAATTTTGCCTCTAAATTTAGAGGACGAGGAGCTAGACGAGCTTGAAGCGAGCGAGGCTGAGATCAGCGCGAATATCAGGTTTTTAAAAGAAAATTTAGCATGA
- a CDS encoding NADP-dependent isocitrate dehydrogenase: MSDIIWTKTDEAPLFASYSLFPIVQSFLKKGGIEIEQVDISLAGRILAAFDDILDDSHEDGLKILGELTARKEANIIKLPNISATIPQLNAAISELRSLGFNIPTYPNEIKNENDKNVASRYAKVLGSAVNPVLRQGNSDRRCVGAVKEFARSNPHDIGKWSKEVKTRVAYMQKGDFYANERSIISERDDTFFVKFKGEDGTEKTLKELEILRGEVVDATFMSVKELDKFYEKAFKEAKRQGLLVSLHLKATMMKVSDPVIFAHAIEVFFKEAFLEFGEIFADLGVKAQNGLKDIFAKISSLNEPLRAKILAKFGEILDDSASLAMVDTSQGITNFHVPNDVIIDASMPAMIRNSGKMRGKDGKEEQTLAIIPDRTYATLYEACIEELKENGALDVRTIGSVSNVGLMAKKAEEYGSHDKTFIAQSDGEFIVSNKNGDEIFKFGVQKGDIFRMTQAKDDAIEAWIDLALKRAKEAKEPLIFWLDGVRAHDANLIKKLKRRLGEFEAAKIKFEILDYAAACKKTLETIRSDKNVISVSGNVLRDYLTDLFPILELGTSSKMLSVVPLLSGGAMFETGAGGTAPMLARDMIASNHLDWDSLGEYLALIASLEHLSASRGDKKAEILSRTLNAAVAAYLKNNRSPKSGVKSPDTRASHFYLALYWADELARNGAKLAIKFSQTARDLSQNEAKILKELCDVQGVSVDFGGYFMPDETKAAQIMRPSKILNQIIG, from the coding sequence ATGAGCGATATCATCTGGACCAAGACCGACGAAGCCCCACTGTTTGCGAGCTATTCGTTATTTCCTATCGTGCAAAGCTTTTTGAAAAAGGGCGGCATAGAGATAGAGCAGGTGGATATATCGCTTGCGGGCAGGATACTGGCGGCGTTTGACGATATCTTGGACGACTCACACGAGGACGGACTGAAAATTTTAGGCGAGCTTACAGCCAGAAAAGAGGCGAACATTATAAAGCTGCCAAACATTTCAGCCACTATCCCGCAGCTAAACGCCGCTATCAGCGAGCTGCGCTCTCTTGGCTTCAATATACCGACCTATCCAAACGAGATAAAAAACGAAAACGATAAAAACGTAGCAAGCAGATACGCAAAAGTGCTTGGAAGTGCGGTAAATCCGGTGCTACGACAAGGAAATTCCGATAGGCGCTGCGTTGGTGCCGTAAAGGAATTTGCAAGATCAAATCCTCACGACATCGGCAAATGGAGCAAAGAGGTAAAAACACGGGTCGCTTATATGCAAAAGGGCGATTTCTACGCTAACGAACGCTCGATCATCAGTGAGCGAGACGATACGTTTTTTGTGAAATTTAAAGGCGAAGACGGCACGGAAAAAACGCTAAAAGAGCTTGAAATTTTACGAGGCGAGGTAGTGGACGCCACTTTTATGAGCGTAAAAGAGCTTGATAAATTTTACGAAAAAGCCTTTAAAGAGGCCAAGCGGCAAGGCTTGCTCGTGAGTCTTCATTTAAAAGCTACAATGATGAAAGTAAGCGATCCTGTCATATTTGCCCATGCTATTGAGGTGTTTTTTAAAGAGGCGTTCTTAGAATTTGGCGAAATTTTTGCAGATCTTGGTGTAAAAGCGCAAAACGGGCTAAAGGATATCTTCGCCAAAATTTCCAGCCTGAATGAGCCGCTTAGAGCAAAGATACTTGCGAAATTTGGTGAAATTTTAGATGATTCTGCCAGTCTTGCGATGGTAGATACTAGCCAGGGTATCACGAATTTTCACGTTCCAAACGACGTCATCATAGACGCCTCGATGCCCGCGATGATACGAAATTCAGGCAAGATGCGCGGCAAAGACGGCAAAGAGGAGCAAACGCTCGCTATCATCCCCGATCGCACCTACGCGACGCTTTATGAGGCGTGCATAGAAGAGCTAAAGGAAAACGGCGCGCTTGACGTGCGAACGATCGGCAGCGTCTCAAACGTCGGACTGATGGCTAAAAAGGCCGAGGAATACGGCAGTCACGACAAGACTTTCATCGCGCAAAGTGACGGAGAATTCATCGTTTCAAACAAAAATGGCGATGAAATTTTTAAATTTGGCGTGCAAAAGGGCGATATTTTTAGGATGACGCAGGCTAAGGACGATGCGATAGAGGCGTGGATAGATCTGGCTCTAAAGCGCGCCAAAGAGGCCAAAGAGCCGCTTATCTTTTGGCTAGACGGCGTTAGAGCGCATGATGCGAATCTGATAAAAAAACTTAAAAGACGCCTCGGTGAATTCGAAGCGGCAAAGATAAAATTTGAAATTTTAGACTATGCTGCGGCCTGCAAAAAGACGCTTGAAACGATCAGAAGCGACAAAAACGTCATAAGTGTGAGCGGAAATGTCCTACGCGACTATCTGACCGATCTTTTCCCGATCTTAGAGCTTGGCACAAGCTCAAAAATGCTCTCGGTAGTACCTCTTTTAAGCGGTGGAGCGATGTTTGAGACCGGTGCCGGCGGGACTGCGCCGATGCTGGCTAGAGATATGATCGCTAGCAACCACCTAGACTGGGACAGCCTGGGCGAATACCTAGCTCTCATCGCGTCGCTTGAGCATTTGAGCGCTAGCAGGGGCGACAAAAAGGCTGAAATTTTATCAAGGACGCTAAACGCCGCCGTCGCAGCCTATCTAAAAAACAACAGATCCCCAAAAAGCGGCGTCAAAAGCCCGGATACTCGAGCGAGCCATTTTTATTTGGCGCTTTACTGGGCTGATGAGCTGGCGCGAAACGGCGCCAAGCTGGCTATAAAATTTAGCCAAACAGCTAGAGATTTAAGCCAAAATGAGGCTAAAATTTTAAAAGAGCTTTGCGATGTGCAGGGCGTTAGCGTCGATTTTGGCGGGTATTTTATGCCGGATGAAACAAAGGCTGCGCAGATAATGCGCCCGAGTAAAATTTTAAATCAAATCATAGGATAA
- the mltG gene encoding endolytic transglycosylase MltG, giving the protein MIKNFIKKPYLAIFFDIVFIFFLSVFAYLARPISTSEVVFIPKGGVGEIISYLANRNFNLSKIDKYALSFIGSPQSGWINMQSTHLSRIDFLYKLTKAKAALQEITLIPGETTIIFLNQIANELKLDAKKLNAEYNALAPLPDGFLVPNTYKIPIGISERHLAYYLVNSSKKAQSELSNKIFGEYNEKKWYKILTIASVIQKEAANNDEMPLVASVVYNRLDKGMRLQMDGTLNYGVYSHDAVTPERIKTDMSEFNTYLNDGLPPTPICTVSINAIKAAINPAKTEFLYFVRDKKTKKHKFSKTLIEHNENVSQQR; this is encoded by the coding sequence CCGATAAGCACGAGCGAAGTCGTCTTTATCCCTAAAGGAGGCGTCGGCGAGATTATATCTTATTTAGCTAATCGCAACTTTAATCTAAGCAAGATCGACAAATACGCACTTTCTTTCATCGGCTCTCCGCAGTCGGGCTGGATAAACATGCAAAGCACGCATCTTAGCAGGATCGATTTTTTATACAAGCTCACAAAGGCAAAGGCCGCACTGCAAGAGATTACGCTCATACCGGGCGAGACGACGATCATTTTTTTAAACCAGATCGCAAACGAGCTAAAGCTGGACGCTAAAAAACTAAATGCCGAGTATAACGCGTTAGCACCGCTGCCGGATGGATTTTTAGTGCCAAATACCTATAAAATCCCGATCGGCATAAGCGAGCGGCATTTGGCGTATTATCTGGTAAATTCCTCAAAAAAGGCGCAGTCCGAGCTAAGCAATAAAATTTTTGGCGAATACAACGAAAAAAAATGGTATAAAATTTTGACCATCGCCTCGGTCATACAAAAAGAAGCCGCAAACAACGACGAGATGCCCCTTGTCGCCTCGGTCGTCTATAACCGCCTGGATAAAGGCATGAGACTGCAAATGGACGGGACGCTAAACTACGGCGTTTATTCGCACGATGCGGTGACTCCTGAGCGCATAAAGACCGATATGAGCGAGTTTAACACCTACTTAAACGATGGCTTGCCGCCTACGCCGATCTGCACGGTCTCCATAAACGCCATAAAAGCCGCGATAAACCCCGCTAAGACGGAGTTTTTATACTTTGTGCGCGACAAAAAGACGAAAAAGCATAAATTTTCAAAAACGCTGATAGAACACAACGAAAACGTGTCGCAGCAAAGATAA